In Cyanobium sp. AMD-g, one genomic interval encodes:
- a CDS encoding sigma factor SigF — MIPPFGYCSGSESGTGALRRYQERKLRMMSFWRDGIERQLAALNAAISTLEQQMHRDQADHQG, encoded by the coding sequence ATGATTCCTCCCTTCGGGTACTGCTCCGGGTCGGAGTCCGGAACGGGTGCCCTGCGGCGGTATCAGGAACGCAAGCTGCGCATGATGAGCTTCTGGCGGGATGGTATCGAGCGCCAGCTGGCCGCGTTGAACGCTGCCATCAGCACCCTGGAACAGCAGATGCACCGCGATCAGGCCGACCACCAGGGTTGA
- a CDS encoding allophycocyanin subunit alpha-B, with protein MSVVRDLILQADDQLRYPTGGELRAMVEFLSGGARRLSVVRVLTDNEKKIIAEASKQLFLRKPDYVAPGGNAFGQKQRAQCLRDYSWYLRLVTYGILAGSTELIQQIGVVGAREMYNSLGVPLPGMVEAMRTLKEASLVLLGGEEATLAGPYFDYLIQGLQTST; from the coding sequence ATGAGCGTCGTTCGCGATCTGATCCTCCAGGCCGATGATCAGCTCCGCTATCCAACGGGCGGCGAGCTGCGCGCGATGGTGGAGTTCCTCAGTGGGGGAGCCCGCCGGCTGAGTGTCGTCAGGGTGCTGACCGACAACGAGAAGAAGATCATCGCCGAGGCCTCCAAGCAACTGTTCCTGCGCAAGCCGGACTACGTGGCCCCCGGCGGCAACGCCTTCGGCCAGAAGCAGCGGGCCCAGTGCCTGCGGGACTACAGCTGGTACCTGCGGCTGGTCACCTATGGAATTCTGGCCGGCAGCACCGAGCTGATCCAGCAGATCGGCGTGGTGGGTGCCCGGGAGATGTACAACAGCCTGGGCGTGCCCCTGCCCGGGATGGTGGAAGCGATGCGCACCCTCAAGGAGGCGTCCCTGGTGTTGCTGGGCGGCGAGGAAGCCACCCTGGCCGGCCCGTACTTTGACTACCTGATCCAGGGGCTGCAGACCTCCACCTGA
- a CDS encoding sigma-70 family RNA polymerase sigma factor — protein sequence MTPANSHKNQPSSAGRNRRVEQYRAVVRPLALHYCRCSRESFDDLLQVGLMGLIRAAELYSEDRHTPFEAFARPHIRGAILHYLRDAAPLVRLPRRQAELQERFNRLQHHPLLQADPGQGIKVLSQTLGVTPSEWHRLEVQRLLARPANLDDPSLAESVATHAAVDPLPLESSGPTVAALLALLEPRQRLVVRQVVLAGWSYRRLGRQMDISPMTVKRLLHKGLEQLRQQLEGGGLNPGGRPDRGASAVPGC from the coding sequence ATGACCCCAGCCAACAGCCACAAGAACCAGCCCAGCTCCGCCGGCCGCAACCGCCGCGTCGAGCAGTACCGGGCTGTGGTCCGTCCCCTCGCCCTGCACTACTGCCGCTGCAGCCGGGAATCCTTCGACGATCTGCTGCAGGTGGGCCTGATGGGGTTGATCCGGGCCGCCGAGCTCTACAGCGAAGACCGCCACACCCCATTCGAGGCTTTTGCCAGGCCCCACATTCGGGGGGCGATCCTGCACTACCTGCGTGATGCCGCCCCGCTGGTGCGTCTGCCCAGGCGGCAGGCGGAACTGCAGGAACGCTTCAACCGCCTGCAGCACCACCCCCTGCTCCAGGCGGATCCAGGGCAGGGAATCAAGGTCCTGAGCCAGACCCTGGGGGTCACCCCGTCGGAGTGGCACCGGCTGGAGGTGCAGCGCCTGCTGGCGAGGCCCGCCAACCTGGATGATCCATCGCTGGCCGAGTCGGTGGCGACCCACGCCGCTGTTGATCCCTTGCCGCTGGAGTCATCGGGTCCCACGGTGGCCGCGCTGCTGGCCCTGCTGGAGCCCCGCCAGCGACTGGTGGTGCGTCAGGTGGTGTTGGCGGGCTGGAGCTATCGGCGCCTGGGCCGCCAGATGGACATCAGCCCGATGACGGTGAAACGCTTGCTGCACAAGGGACTTGAACAGCTGCGCCAGCAGCTGGAGGGCGGCGGCCTCAACCCTGGTGGTCGGCCTGATCGCGGTGCATCTGCTGTTCCAGGGTGCTGA
- a CDS encoding SDR family oxidoreductase → MATAPTPCWQAWEGQALVVGPGGLGLALAAELARRAPSLQVRTAGRRGADLALDLNDDGSLERFSSMAARDLSPLRVVINTAGLLHDGALQPEKRLSQVRRHALERSFAVNAFGPLLLAQAIEPALAKDGPVHFASLSARVGSIGDNRLGGWYTYRAAKAAQNQLLRTLAIEWQRRLPQACVTLLHPGTVATPLSAPFSGSQAPSALFTPERSASHLLDVLEGQTAASSGAFLAWDGQAVPW, encoded by the coding sequence ATGGCGACTGCCCCTACCCCCTGCTGGCAGGCCTGGGAAGGCCAGGCCCTGGTCGTTGGTCCCGGGGGCCTGGGCCTGGCCCTGGCGGCTGAACTGGCCCGGCGGGCACCATCGCTGCAGGTCCGCACCGCCGGGCGCCGCGGCGCCGACCTGGCGCTCGACCTGAACGACGACGGCAGCCTGGAGCGCTTCTCGTCCATGGCCGCCCGCGACCTGAGCCCGTTGCGGGTCGTGATCAACACGGCCGGGCTGCTGCACGATGGCGCGCTGCAGCCGGAGAAGCGCCTTTCCCAGGTGCGTCGCCACGCCCTGGAGCGCAGCTTCGCCGTCAACGCCTTCGGGCCCCTGCTGCTCGCCCAGGCGATCGAGCCGGCCCTGGCCAAGGATGGCCCCGTGCACTTCGCCAGCCTCTCGGCCCGGGTGGGAAGCATCGGCGACAACCGCCTCGGGGGCTGGTACACCTACCGGGCGGCCAAGGCGGCCCAGAATCAGCTGTTGCGCACCCTGGCGATCGAGTGGCAGCGCCGCCTGCCCCAGGCCTGCGTGACCCTGCTCCACCCAGGCACGGTGGCAACCCCTCTCTCGGCCCCCTTCAGCGGCTCCCAGGCCCCCTCGGCCCTGTTCACCCCGGAACGCTCCGCCTCCCACCTGCTCGACGTGCTGGAGGGCCAGACGGCTGCCAGCAGCGGCGCCTTCCTGGCCTGGGATGGTCAGGCGGTGCCCTGGTGA
- a CDS encoding J domain-containing protein, which translates to MAAVAEQSNEARQRISLDLNRDLVAHLDGLRREWGLRSRGDVLERLLDDLFGTDEEEEDGDGLLPQSGQVLLHREDHQDFDEQGALVLVGRGAMDTLQAEFEWEAPTEHPPRPAPGGGGIDLPGFVRRRSDVLKRSLRPPSMARSAALPLSPLPPLGGELVQQALEEAGNHWRTLYGSPANEAVLEAAMVWLAQDIWPQSDQSDGRTFTWSAACQVMQPFAPGWSDGPPTFERVMVTAGVLEDPFSGQTLTLRIPTLIRRFVHRFRRRRRGTSFQTLEHTMTLHGALRLLQLPTDPGQRLTLAQIREAYRDMAQSHHPDAGGSLEAMRRLNEAYQLLKELYRQGATADR; encoded by the coding sequence ATGGCTGCCGTGGCTGAACAGTCGAACGAAGCCAGACAGCGGATCAGTCTTGACCTCAACCGCGATCTGGTGGCGCACCTGGATGGTCTGCGCCGGGAGTGGGGTCTCCGCAGTCGCGGCGATGTGCTGGAACGGCTGCTCGACGATCTGTTCGGCACCGACGAGGAGGAGGAGGACGGTGATGGCCTCCTGCCCCAGTCCGGCCAGGTCCTGCTGCACCGGGAGGACCACCAGGACTTCGATGAGCAGGGCGCGCTGGTGCTGGTCGGGCGCGGGGCCATGGACACCCTCCAGGCGGAATTCGAATGGGAAGCTCCAACGGAGCATCCGCCCCGGCCGGCGCCAGGGGGCGGGGGCATCGATCTGCCCGGCTTCGTGCGTCGTCGCTCCGATGTGCTCAAGCGCAGCCTGCGGCCGCCGTCAATGGCGCGTTCCGCCGCGTTGCCCCTCAGCCCCCTGCCACCGCTTGGCGGCGAGCTGGTGCAACAGGCCCTGGAGGAAGCCGGAAACCATTGGCGCACCCTCTACGGCTCCCCGGCCAACGAGGCCGTGCTGGAGGCGGCGATGGTGTGGCTCGCCCAGGACATCTGGCCCCAGTCGGATCAGAGCGATGGCCGCACCTTCACCTGGTCGGCCGCCTGCCAGGTGATGCAGCCCTTCGCGCCTGGCTGGAGTGACGGGCCACCAACCTTCGAGCGGGTCATGGTCACCGCCGGCGTGCTGGAAGACCCCTTCAGCGGACAGACCCTCACCCTGCGAATCCCGACCTTGATCCGTCGCTTTGTGCACCGGTTCCGCCGCCGGCGTCGCGGCACCTCCTTCCAGACCCTGGAGCACACCATGACCCTGCACGGTGCGCTGCGGCTGCTGCAGCTGCCCACGGATCCCGGCCAGCGCCTCACCCTGGCCCAGATCCGGGAGGCCTACCGGGACATGGCCCAGAGCCACCATCCCGACGCCGGAGGATCGCTCGAGGCGATGCGGCGGCTCAATGAGGCCTACCAGCTTCTGAAGGAGCTGTACCGCCAGGGAGCAACCGCGGATCGCTGA
- a CDS encoding DUF2237 family protein, with the protein MAASSLQPPSEPRNVLGEPLQECGCAPLTGWFRDGYCHDDPADFGRHTVCCVVNDAFLNYSRAQGNDLSTPVPAHSFPGLQAGDHWCVCAARWLEAYEDGMAPPVRLECSALATLQVIPLEVLRGHAA; encoded by the coding sequence TTGGCCGCTTCCTCCCTGCAGCCCCCATCCGAACCCCGCAACGTCCTGGGTGAACCGTTGCAGGAGTGCGGTTGTGCTCCCCTCACCGGCTGGTTCCGCGACGGCTACTGCCACGACGATCCCGCTGATTTCGGCCGCCACACGGTCTGCTGCGTGGTCAACGACGCCTTCCTCAATTACAGCCGTGCCCAGGGCAACGACCTCTCGACGCCGGTGCCGGCCCATTCCTTTCCCGGCCTCCAGGCTGGAGATCACTGGTGTGTCTGTGCTGCGCGCTGGCTGGAGGCCTATGAGGACGGCATGGCCCCGCCGGTGCGGCTGGAGTGTTCGGCCCTCGCCACCCTGCAGGTGATTCCCCTGGAGGTGCTGCGCGGCCATGCGGCCTAG
- a CDS encoding DUF4922 domain-containing protein, producing MRAERHWQRARQVSERARLEGALVPLETRLLAIPGVEPFVVRQLLSSTPRHLRQGGPRPNPFLPWDSPLEVDLLEPAHVLLLNKYPVQEAHLLVITRDWRPQAGWIESSDWQAVRQVSQDTGGLWFFNSGARSGASQPHRHLQLLPRRQGEPSCPLAPLFLAQLAGTEASWNWDYRLSRRTDPHGGSDLEALYLAHAGALRLGDPRRDSEPLHPYNLLFDDQWFLSVRRVREHGAGFSVNALGFAGFLLCTEGSDREWLASHGPWSLLAHVAAPRP from the coding sequence GTGCGAGCTGAACGCCATTGGCAACGGGCCAGGCAGGTGTCGGAGCGGGCCCGCCTGGAGGGTGCCCTTGTCCCCCTGGAGACCCGTCTGCTGGCGATTCCCGGCGTGGAGCCCTTCGTTGTTCGCCAGCTCCTCTCCTCGACCCCCCGTCACCTGCGCCAGGGGGGACCGCGGCCCAACCCCTTTCTGCCCTGGGACAGCCCCCTGGAGGTGGACCTGCTGGAGCCTGCCCACGTGCTCCTGCTCAACAAGTACCCGGTCCAGGAGGCCCACCTGCTGGTGATCACCCGCGACTGGCGGCCCCAGGCCGGCTGGATCGAGTCCTCCGACTGGCAGGCCGTCCGCCAGGTGAGCCAGGACACCGGCGGGCTTTGGTTCTTCAACAGCGGCGCCCGTTCCGGAGCCAGCCAGCCCCATCGGCACCTGCAACTGCTGCCGCGCCGTCAGGGTGAGCCCAGCTGTCCCCTGGCCCCGCTGTTTCTGGCCCAGCTGGCGGGGACCGAGGCGTCCTGGAACTGGGACTACCGCCTCAGCCGGCGCACCGATCCCCACGGCGGCTCCGACCTGGAGGCTCTGTACCTCGCCCACGCCGGCGCGCTCCGCCTCGGAGATCCCCGACGCGACAGCGAGCCCCTGCACCCCTACAACCTGCTGTTCGACGACCAGTGGTTTCTGAGCGTGCGCCGGGTGCGGGAGCACGGCGCTGGTTTCAGCGTCAACGCCCTGGGTTTCGCCGGGTTTCTGCTCTGCACCGAGGGTTCCGACAGGGAATGGCTGGCGAGCCACGGTCCCTGGTCGCTGCTGGCCCACGTGGCCGCCCCCCGTCCCTGA
- a CDS encoding SpoIID/LytB domain-containing protein gives MWNLAVRRHFTAAIAVLRATGRRLLQGCRRHPILLTAPLAVVAVGAGFAAQDLLPGTRSRSQPDLLEALIAQPQEVSPSAASTAASPDKDLLAATSLQAQRTSLSHPDPSLVEPEAGPEVPLEIRVALLGASASPQLGASGYWRLVDRDGRTVQDGGPDTSPDLGAAMAGRAEVWMETGSGHSLLVDGRPYEGRLRVLRGSGGLQLVNHLSLERYISSVVGAEMPSSWHMEALKAQAVAARSYAMAHMARPASAHWHLGDTTRWQAYRGLGSVNPRTRQATAGTSGVILSYQGGIVESLYAATTRITQEAHGHLGASMSQHGAQDLAEQGLRYNEILGRYYQGASLARLQAGAS, from the coding sequence TTGTGGAACCTTGCCGTGCGCCGGCACTTCACGGCCGCCATCGCCGTCCTCCGTGCCACTGGACGGCGGCTGCTTCAGGGTTGCCGGCGCCACCCCATCCTGCTCACGGCTCCCCTTGCCGTCGTGGCGGTGGGCGCAGGCTTTGCCGCCCAGGACCTCCTGCCTGGCACCCGGTCCCGTTCGCAGCCGGATCTGCTCGAAGCCCTCATCGCCCAGCCCCAGGAGGTCTCGCCATCGGCCGCCAGCACGGCGGCATCCCCAGACAAGGACCTCCTGGCCGCGACCTCGCTCCAGGCCCAGCGCACCAGCCTGAGCCATCCCGACCCGTCCCTGGTGGAACCGGAGGCCGGCCCCGAGGTGCCGCTCGAGATCCGCGTCGCCCTGCTGGGGGCCTCCGCCTCTCCCCAGCTTGGGGCCAGTGGCTACTGGCGGCTCGTCGATCGCGATGGACGCACCGTTCAAGATGGCGGCCCGGACACATCCCCCGACCTGGGTGCTGCCATGGCGGGCCGGGCCGAAGTCTGGATGGAGACCGGTTCGGGCCACAGCCTGCTGGTGGATGGCCGGCCCTATGAGGGCCGGCTGAGGGTGCTGCGTGGTTCCGGGGGCCTGCAGCTGGTCAACCACCTCTCTCTGGAGCGTTACATCAGCTCGGTGGTGGGGGCCGAAATGCCCAGCAGCTGGCACATGGAGGCGCTCAAAGCCCAGGCGGTGGCGGCCCGCTCCTACGCCATGGCCCACATGGCCCGGCCGGCCAGCGCCCACTGGCATCTGGGCGACACCACCCGCTGGCAGGCGTACCGGGGTCTGGGCAGCGTCAACCCCCGCACCCGTCAGGCCACCGCCGGCACCTCCGGTGTGATCCTGAGCTACCAGGGGGGCATCGTTGAGAGTCTGTACGCGGCCACGACACGCATCACCCAGGAGGCCCATGGGCACCTGGGCGCCAGCATGAGCCAGCACGGCGCCCAGGATCTGGCCGAGCAGGGCCTGCGCTACAACGAGATTCTGGGGCGCTACTACCAGGGCGCCTCCCTGGCCCGTCTGCAGGCCGGTGCGAGCTGA
- a CDS encoding DUF4090 family protein codes for MAIAGPGGVDDAIAAGVDLDGTPIPAAMLALYGEVMEMEGRRARSGVQKSMRNRIVRTGAKHLDRLTLDQRLREAGWEGLKDKEIAFFYG; via the coding sequence ATGGCCATCGCAGGACCCGGCGGTGTCGATGACGCCATTGCGGCCGGTGTCGACCTTGACGGCACGCCGATACCGGCAGCGATGCTCGCCCTCTACGGCGAAGTGATGGAGATGGAGGGCCGCCGGGCCCGCAGCGGGGTGCAGAAGTCGATGCGCAACCGCATCGTGCGCACCGGCGCCAAACACCTGGACCGTCTCACCCTCGACCAACGCCTGCGGGAGGCCGGCTGGGAGGGGCTCAAGGACAAGGAAATCGCCTTCTTCTACGGCTGA
- a CDS encoding DUF3370 family protein — protein sequence MAGQKARPLNGTFNSVPVLHSNQPEEVEGPGILISTSPGYAYASETGQALRNAEYTFNGEFGMHLHHKYFPPNRRSISRSDRRAELTLAAILINPGVRPVHIRFSKGAVRNSFEAPYLANNLMGVKPLGPRPWNTGPGDATAVQMLRGRLDSRLADEITIPARSRMVLFQTDLPALGIANALLRGRSDGPFQIAVVAAKTPDSDRDVLAVLDEGRLAPGRVYLSRINDIHNRRIFSRVGGVALGDAYQATISHDLDTKGPLHLPFTSTDRHHFGTRDVQVNALASRMLDSSLDNVGTYGVRFDVDMNLKGNGPYELVMSHPTLIGGQPFTAFRGSIQIQTPAGLREVHVGLRSGQSLSLGQIDLVPGVVNPVRVSLVYPADATPGHLLSVVSASQLALVQERERQLDLARAGATSRPAAPPVAPPALTIAPQPGPITPRPMGGTGPLVPPPQILRPAATPGWLNPPPPPPASSNRGGLAPSPLMSPMRSRSGSAGTGGTLVDRYRDAVEAQQQFLRDQRGP from the coding sequence ATGGCCGGCCAGAAGGCCCGCCCCCTGAACGGCACCTTCAACAGCGTGCCGGTGCTGCATTCCAACCAGCCCGAGGAGGTCGAGGGGCCGGGCATCCTGATCAGCACCTCACCTGGGTACGCCTACGCCAGCGAGACGGGTCAGGCCCTCCGCAATGCCGAGTACACCTTCAACGGTGAGTTCGGCATGCATCTCCACCACAAGTATTTCCCGCCCAATCGCCGCTCCATCTCCCGCTCCGACCGACGGGCCGAGCTCACCCTGGCGGCCATTCTGATCAATCCGGGCGTACGGCCTGTGCACATCCGCTTTTCCAAGGGGGCGGTGCGCAACAGCTTCGAAGCTCCCTACCTCGCCAACAACCTGATGGGGGTGAAACCCCTGGGGCCAAGGCCATGGAACACCGGCCCGGGGGATGCCACCGCGGTCCAGATGCTTCGCGGCCGGCTCGACAGCCGGCTGGCTGACGAGATCACCATTCCGGCCCGCAGTCGGATGGTCCTGTTCCAGACCGACCTGCCGGCGCTGGGCATCGCCAATGCGCTGCTGCGGGGCCGCAGTGATGGGCCGTTCCAGATCGCCGTGGTGGCCGCCAAGACCCCGGACTCCGATCGCGATGTGCTCGCCGTGCTGGACGAAGGCCGGCTGGCCCCTGGCCGGGTCTACCTGAGCCGCATCAACGACATCCACAACCGGCGCATCTTCTCCCGGGTCGGTGGTGTGGCCCTCGGCGATGCGTACCAGGCCACCATCAGCCACGACCTGGACACGAAAGGGCCCTTGCATTTGCCCTTCACCAGCACGGACCGGCACCATTTCGGTACGCGTGACGTGCAGGTCAATGCCCTGGCCAGCCGCATGCTCGATTCCTCTCTCGACAACGTCGGCACCTACGGCGTGCGGTTCGATGTCGACATGAACCTCAAGGGGAATGGGCCCTATGAACTGGTGATGAGCCATCCCACCCTGATCGGCGGACAGCCGTTCACGGCGTTTCGCGGTTCGATCCAGATCCAGACCCCCGCCGGCCTGCGGGAGGTGCACGTGGGCCTTCGCTCGGGCCAGAGCCTGTCCCTGGGCCAGATCGATCTGGTCCCTGGTGTGGTCAATCCCGTGCGGGTCAGCCTGGTCTACCCGGCCGATGCCACACCGGGCCACCTCCTGAGTGTGGTGAGTGCCAGTCAGCTGGCCCTCGTCCAGGAGCGGGAGCGGCAGCTGGATCTGGCCCGGGCCGGTGCCACCAGCCGGCCGGCCGCACCACCCGTCGCCCCTCCCGCCCTGACCATCGCCCCCCAACCGGGGCCGATCACACCAAGGCCGATGGGGGGCACCGGCCCCCTGGTGCCACCGCCCCAGATCCTGCGGCCGGCAGCCACTCCGGGTTGGCTCAACCCGCCGCCGCCACCCCCCGCCTCCTCCAACCGCGGCGGCCTGGCGCCCTCCCCGCTGATGTCACCCATGCGCAGCCGATCGGGATCCGCCGGTACGGGGGGCACCCTGGTGGATCGCTATCGCGATGCCGTGGAGGCCCAGCAGCAGTTTCTGCGGGACCAACGGGGACCCTGA
- a CDS encoding NAD(P)H-dependent glycerol-3-phosphate dehydrogenase — MSLRITVLGRGAWGGTLLRLWERQGHRLKSWSRRDGGDPATVLHDCDLVVVAVSMVGVAPLARQLQDHWPADLPLLSCSKGIDLDTLCTASQLWHRHLPDVPLAVLSGPNLADELERGLPAASVLSSQDPDLARRLQEQLRAPHFRLYTNADPIGTEAAGALKNVIALAAGISDGLGLGANAKASLLCRGLAEIAVVLQALGGQPSTLYGLAGLGDLLATANSSLSRNYRFGTLLAEGCDEASALARIGATVEGTRTARATLALAEREGLQLPICGQVVRLLAGRVAARQAVQELMQRDLKAEAAP; from the coding sequence ATGAGTCTGCGCATCACGGTGCTGGGTCGGGGTGCCTGGGGCGGCACATTGCTTCGGCTCTGGGAGCGCCAGGGCCACCGTCTCAAGAGCTGGTCACGGCGGGATGGCGGAGATCCGGCAACGGTTCTCCACGACTGCGACCTTGTGGTGGTGGCCGTGTCGATGGTGGGTGTGGCCCCCCTGGCCAGGCAACTGCAGGACCACTGGCCGGCGGATCTCCCCCTGCTCAGTTGCAGCAAGGGCATCGATCTCGACACCCTCTGCACCGCCAGCCAGCTGTGGCACCGCCATCTCCCCGATGTGCCGCTGGCGGTGCTGAGCGGCCCGAACCTGGCCGATGAACTGGAGCGGGGGTTGCCGGCGGCCAGCGTGCTGAGCAGCCAGGATCCCGACCTGGCCCGCCGCCTGCAGGAGCAGCTGCGGGCTCCCCATTTCCGCCTGTACACCAACGCCGATCCCATCGGCACCGAGGCCGCCGGGGCCCTCAAGAACGTCATCGCCCTGGCGGCTGGCATCAGCGATGGGCTGGGCCTGGGCGCCAATGCCAAGGCCTCCCTGCTCTGCCGTGGCCTGGCGGAAATCGCCGTGGTGCTGCAGGCTCTCGGGGGCCAGCCCAGCACCCTCTACGGGCTGGCAGGGCTGGGGGATTTGCTGGCCACGGCCAACAGCAGCCTGAGCCGCAACTACCGCTTCGGCACCCTGCTGGCCGAGGGCTGTGACGAGGCCAGCGCCCTGGCCCGGATCGGTGCCACCGTGGAGGGAACCCGAACCGCCCGGGCCACCCTGGCCCTGGCGGAGCGCGAGGGTTTGCAACTGCCGATCTGCGGCCAGGTGGTGCGGCTGCTGGCCGGTCGGGTGGCGGCACGCCAGGCGGTGCAGGAGCTGATGCAACGGGATCTGAAGGCGGAAGCGGCCCCCTGA
- the rlmD gene encoding 23S rRNA (uracil(1939)-C(5))-methyltransferase RlmD, with translation MASVGEKLQMEITDLGHDGQGVGRHDGQVVFVSGALPGDTVEVRLQVVARRHLVGQLQRVLTPSPDRRRPPCILADNCGGCSLQPLNDTAEAEWKQRSLEQTLQRIGGLNAPVRPLLAADPTLGYRNRALIPLERSGDGTLRAGYYRRGSHRIVNMARCPVLDPRIDAMIAPLKADLEASDWPIDRHGGDPEAEDGPGLRHLGLRVGAATGELLLTLISSHDDLPGLEALADAWRQRWPDLVGVCLNLQPKPTNRLMGDETRVIRGRDWLNEVFSGLRFRIAADTFFQVNTRQAERLVPHLMEALGPGPGDASLLDAYCGIGTYSLPLAAAGWHVTGLELHPRAVAMARLNAAANELEGRAQFEQADVPLVLEERLQGMQALVLDPPRKGLSPSATAAILAAPPSRIAYVSCDPAALARDLAQLCASGVYRLNWVQPIDFFPNTSHVEALAALERR, from the coding sequence ATGGCCTCGGTGGGCGAAAAGCTTCAGATGGAGATCACCGATCTCGGCCACGACGGCCAGGGGGTGGGACGGCACGACGGCCAGGTGGTGTTCGTCAGCGGCGCTCTGCCCGGGGACACGGTGGAGGTGCGCCTGCAAGTGGTGGCCCGACGCCACCTGGTGGGCCAACTGCAGCGCGTGCTCACGCCCTCCCCGGACCGCCGGCGTCCCCCCTGCATCCTGGCCGACAACTGCGGTGGCTGCAGCCTGCAGCCCCTCAACGACACCGCCGAGGCTGAATGGAAGCAGCGCAGCCTGGAGCAGACCCTGCAGCGCATCGGTGGCCTCAACGCGCCGGTACGCCCCCTGCTGGCGGCCGACCCCACCCTGGGCTACCGCAACCGCGCCTTGATTCCGCTGGAGCGCAGCGGCGACGGCACCCTGCGGGCCGGCTACTACCGGCGCGGCTCGCATCGGATCGTCAACATGGCCCGGTGTCCGGTGCTTGACCCCCGTATCGACGCCATGATCGCGCCGCTCAAGGCCGATCTGGAAGCCAGCGACTGGCCGATCGATCGCCATGGCGGTGACCCCGAGGCCGAGGACGGCCCCGGCCTGCGCCATCTGGGCCTGCGGGTGGGCGCCGCCACCGGCGAGCTGCTGCTCACCCTGATCAGCAGCCATGACGACCTGCCCGGCCTCGAGGCCCTGGCCGACGCCTGGCGGCAGCGATGGCCGGACCTGGTGGGCGTTTGCCTCAACCTCCAACCCAAGCCGACGAATCGGCTGATGGGGGACGAGACGCGGGTGATCCGCGGCCGGGACTGGCTGAACGAAGTCTTCTCCGGCCTGCGCTTCCGCATCGCCGCCGACACCTTCTTCCAGGTCAACACACGCCAGGCCGAGCGGCTGGTGCCCCATCTGATGGAGGCCCTCGGCCCCGGGCCTGGCGACGCCTCCCTGCTCGACGCCTACTGCGGCATCGGCACCTACAGCCTGCCCCTGGCCGCCGCCGGCTGGCATGTGACCGGCCTGGAGCTGCACCCCCGCGCCGTGGCGATGGCCCGGCTCAATGCCGCCGCCAATGAACTGGAGGGGAGGGCGCAGTTTGAGCAGGCCGATGTGCCCCTGGTGCTGGAGGAGCGACTGCAGGGGATGCAGGCCCTGGTGCTGGATCCGCCCCGCAAGGGCCTGAGCCCGTCCGCCACGGCGGCGATCCTGGCGGCCCCCCCCAGCCGCATCGCCTACGTGAGCTGTGACCCGGCCGCCCTGGCCCGCGACCTGGCCCAGCTGTGTGCTTCCGGTGTCTACCGGCTGAACTGGGTGCAGCCCATCGACTTCTTCCCCAACACCAGCCATGTGGAGGCCCTGGCGGCCCTGGAACGCCGCTAG